A stretch of Sebastes fasciatus isolate fSebFas1 chromosome 19, fSebFas1.pri, whole genome shotgun sequence DNA encodes these proteins:
- the orai1b gene encoding calcium release-activated calcium channel protein 1 encodes MSLEEHSLQALSWRKLYLSRAKLKASSRTSALLSGFAMVAMVEVQLDNSYPYPPALLIAFSACTTVLVAVHLFALMVSTCILPNIEAVSNVHNLNSVNESPHERMHRHIELAWAFSTVIGTLLFLAEVVLLCWVKFLPVKPNKSSNNTVSAGVAAAITSTSIMVPFGLIFIVFAVHFYRSLVSHKTDRQFQELEELSNLTRLQNELDNRGDCSMLQSPSSHFP; translated from the exons ATGAGCCTCGAAGAGCACTCACTGCAGGCTCTGTCCTGGAGGAAGCTGTACCTGAGTAGAGCCAAACTGAAGGCTTCCAGTCGAACATCAGCTCTGCTTTCTGGATTTGCTATG GTTGCCATGGTGGAAGTGCAGCTGGACAACAGCTATCCATACCCCCCTGCTCTCCTCATTGCCTTCAGTGCCTGCACCACTGTGCTTGTGGCCGTCCACCTGTTCGCTTTGATGGTCAGCACCTGTATTCTGCCCAATATAGAAGCAGTCAGCAATGTCCACAACCTCAACTCTGTCAATGAGTCTCCACATGAGCGAATGCACCGACACATTGAACTGGCATGGGCTTTTTCCACAGTTATCGGTACTTTACTCTTCCTAGCCGAGGTGGTTCTACTCTGCTGGGTCAAATTCTTGCCTGTGAAGCCCAACAAATCCAGTAATAATACAGTTTCAGCTGGCGTGGCTGCTGCTATTACATCCACCTCTATTATGGTCCCTTTTGGTTTAATCTTCATCGTCTTCGCCGTGCATTTCTACCGCTCCTTGGTCAGCCACAAGACCGACAGACAGTTtcaggagctggaggagctctCTAATCTCACCAGGCTACAGAACGAGCTGGACAACAGAGGGGACTGTTCCATGTTGCAGTCTCCGAGCTCACATTTCCCATAG
- the morn3 gene encoding MORN repeat-containing protein 3, with protein MPYIHTSQTSQPPLTLLDIKSQKCGLRGTVISVSGNEYTGEWQDNEKHGKGTQVWKKSGAIYNGEWKFGKRDGYGTFSVLHPETKEYARKYCGGWKNGKKHGYGMYFYNNSTVYEGEWSEDRRSGWGRMYSEGGDIYEGEWMKGENHGQGIIRFANGNWYEGAWQDGKRNGNGKFYYTDPGQLYEGFWVDGIAKCGTLSEFGRDEAPTPTKYPIPQLHLVDMQSVLRDAQSAHLEKINSKFPPHDTLRLK; from the exons ATgccatatatacacacatctcAAACAAGTCAGCCACCGTTAACATTGTTGGATATCAAGTCACAGAAATGTGGACTGCGGGGCACAGTTATCTCAGTCAGTGGGAATGAGTACACCGGAGAGTGGCAGGACAACGAGAAGCATG GGAAAGGAACTCAGGTCTGGAAGAAGTCTGGTGCCATCTATAACGGAGAGTGGAAATTTGGAAAACGTGATGGGTACGGCACCTTCAGTGTGCTGCACCCAGAAACTAAGGAGTATGCAAGGAAGTACTGCGGTGGATGGAAAAATGGAAAGAAGCAT GGGTACGGGATGTACTTCTACAACAACTCAACAGTTTATGAGGGGGAGTGGAGCGAGGACCGTCGAAGTGGCTGGGGAAGGATGTATTCTGAGGGTGGAGATATCTACGAGGGAGAGTGGATGAAGGGTGAGAATCACGGACAGGGCATCATCCGATTTG CAAATGGAAATTGGTATGAAGGCGCCTGGCAAGATGGCAAGAGGAACGGTAATGGAAAGTTCTACTACACTGACCCAGGCCAGCTTTATGAAGGCTTTTGGGTGGATGGAATAGCAAAATGTGGGACCCTGTCTGAGTTTGGGAGGGATGAAGCACCGACACCGACGAAGTATCCAATTCCACAG ctaCACTTGGTGGATATGCAGTCGGTTTTAAGGGACGCCCAGTCAGCCCACCTTGAGAAGATCAACAGCAAGTTTCCACCCCACGACACACTCAGACTAAAATAA